The Mucilaginibacter gracilis genomic interval TTGATGTCGCCGAATAAGGTCAGATCGTCCGGGGTTGCATCGGTAATGAGAATCGATTTATCGCCAGCATGTTTTTGTAAGGCCAAGATATTTTTGGTAATACTGTTTTTAGCATTGAAACTCACCTTTTCGATGTGAATGCCTTTTAGTTGCGCTTCGCCCCAATTCAGCAAAGCATTGAGAATATCCAGTGAGACTTTACCCTGCTTCCGCATTTCGGAAACCATCACCCGTTGATCTTCTGTTAAATTTTCATCTTCCAGCACTTCCAATAACTGGGTGATACCACCGATAGGGTTCCTAAGATCGTGACCGATGATCGAAAATAATTTATCTTTGATCAGATTCGATGCCGCAAGGTTTTTATTTAAACGGGTAGTCTTATAAAAATAAACGCCTACAATCAAAAGAACCAGCAAAATTGCAACTGCGGTAAACAAGCCTTCATTTCGCTGATACGTCCTTTGCTGGTTGGCTAACTCTAATGCTTCGATGCGAAGCTTTGATTCCGCAAGTTCATAACTACTCTGTAAAACGGCAATTTTATGGCCAACATTGGCATTTTGAAGGCTATCCAATAAGCGGTGATGCTTTTCCAAGGCATTCAGTGCATCCGCATAGCGGGATTGTTGACGGTACAGATCAGACAGGCTCCGATATATCTCCGCCGCTAATTGTTTATGGCCAATTGTATGTGCAATATCCAAGGCGTTTTTTAAATGCTGAATGCTCTGCTCGGCGTCCTTATTTTTAAGGACATTAGCAATGCCCATGAGTGAACGTGCTTCTTCCTCGTGGAGCCCGTTCGCTTTGGCCTTTACAAGCCCCATCTGATGATAATTTAAGGCTTTTTGTTTGTCTCCGAGTTGATCGTAAGTTTTACCGGCATTATTTAAGAATGCGATATGCGCTTTGACATGCTGAACCGCACCGGTTTGACTGATACCCTTTTCGAAATAGTCGGCTGCTTGCTTGTGATTACCCATCTTAGTATGCAAAACGCCTATGCTATTAATGAGTAAGAAATACTCATCTGATAATGGTTTACCTTGGTTGAATTTTTCTGCCTGTGCATAATCCTGTAAAGCCAGATCTCGGTTTCCGCTCAACTCGTTTAATTCTCCCAGCTTGGTATAGGCTTTAATGATGCCTGTTGTATTCCTGCTTTTTTGGTATAGTGTCAGGGCATTATGAAGGTATTGGTTACCAAACTTGAAATTCCCTTGCCGTCCTTCCAATAATCCCAGGTTGGCCGAAGCATCTGCCGAATCTAAAATATCTTTTAAATTATTAAAGATGGCCAATGAACCCTTCTGATATTTTACAGCGAGTTTCAGGTTTCCGTATTTTTCATTGATGCGCGCAAACCTGTTCAGCATCCAAGCCTCGCCCAGAGGGTAATTTAAAGACTTTGAGAGTTTCAGACCCTGATTTGCGAAATAAATAGCAGAATCGGGTTTTTTATTTTGATAAAAGCTGCTTCGATATTCGTAGCGCCTCAATTTTACACTATCTTCAGATGAAATTTTCACCTCCTTATGGTGCACCTGTCCGCAGGCGAATAAAGCAGCAAGGCATAAAAACCCAATCGAAGTGGTACATTTCATAATTAAAGGTAAACATATAAATCTAAGAAATTTAATAATGATCAAAATTACGAAGGTGCAGTATTTGGCTGCTATAAGTTTGTTGCTGGTTTTCGCCATTGATGTGTTTACACCCAGTCACTATGTAGTTGACACGCTATATATCTGCTGTATCGTCATTACATTCAAACAAAAAAAGGAGATCATTGCCGGGTTTACCATTGCGGCCTGCGTACTTATCATGATAAACGCGTTTGTTTTTGATTTAAAGGCTCGTCAGGACATATCCGTTTGGACTAATCGGGGCATATCCATATTAGCTATTTTTATAACATCTTCTATTGCTATTCGTTACAGGAAACTTTATCAAGCCAGCATTCTGAAAGAACAAGCGTATTCAAAAGCTCTGGAAGAATTGTTATTCATGGCTTCTCACCAGGTTAGAAAGCCGGTAGCCAATATATTAGGTTTGATCGAAAATATAGATACTGATTTCGCATTGCTTACTCCGGCTGACATTAGCGAACACTGTAAATATCTTCAGGTTTCTGCACTCGAACTGGATAATGTAGTAAAAAATTTGAGCGAATTTTTGGAAAACATCGACGGACAAAACCAATTTTAGAAAGCATGGTAATGGCTTAAAAGAGGTTAACCGAAGTTATCGCGCGACCTAAATACGGCCTTATATCACTTGTGTCAAGGCCAATACAAGCGATATAAGGCCGTTTCTCACTCCCCGAACAATAATATATAGTTAGTTTTTCGGGGCTCTTAAATGCCTTAATTTAACGTATTTTACGTTGGCTGAAAAATTAAATATATTCAGAACTTATAAAAAATTCCGGCCAGTTATCCAATATGATTTGGCGGTTTCCTCCATCTGCAAATTGGAATAGCTGAAATAAAGTAATCGTAAATTTATTAAGATTCAATTTTTCGTTACCTATCCATCTATCATATAGACATTTTTCGTTTGCCATGATTTAAACATTAAGCGTTAAACAATAATTCTACGGCCAGTTTAAATTTCTCGTCTTCGCTATTGTGCTGCGCATACTTAACGATACGGTCATTTACAAAAAGCACCGTATAGTCAAACGAACTAAACAACCGGTCTGAAAATACCTTACTGCTTTTAACTAAACTTGAACGGTACTTATTTATCCGTTCCTCTACCTGTTCGGATAACTGTAGCCACATATCAAAGGTCATTAAACCAAAGTCCCATGTTTTGCGGTGTTGCTCCTGATTGGTTTTCAGGTCGGCGCACACTATTATTATGCGGTCTAACAGATAGGGTATTTCATCAGGAAAAAGCTCGTGTAACAGTTTGGCTTTATCGGCATTAGTGAGATTTCTTAAATTTTTCATTTTATTGTTTTTTTGGTAAGCGGTTTAGTTCCTTTTCATAATCATCAGGTATCGGGGGCGGGTATTCGTTTAAGCTGACCTTTACAGATGCTCCGTCCTTATCAAAAGCGAATGCAATGCTTTTGGCTTTCACGTAGTTGATAGTCAGTATTTCACATTTTCGCTTTTTCAGGATGGTATAAGCATCGAATAAGGCGGTGCTATAACTGATACCTATTCCTGCGATATGATGATTTTTATATTGCTTTCCGTTCTTCTTTCGGACGGTAAGGGCAAAATCATATTCATAACATATTGTTAATTCTTCCATTGCATTAAAGTTGAATAAGGCGGGACTGGCCCGCCTTATGGAATTAATTAAGTATCAGCGCATCCGTGCCGTGTTTGGCAAAATCTGTACAAAGGTCAAAGGCGGTCTGCCCCCTTTGAGAACCTGTGCCGTACATGATGCTTTTAAACTTGCTTTCTTCATCCCTGAAATTGCGGACGTTCTGAAAATAGCCTGTGATACTATTATACGCTCCGAACAACGTACCCTTTGTAGTATGTTCCTGTTGGCCGTCATGGCATAATCAAAAACGCTGCTCACCATGTTGTTATAATGGCTCGATAATTCGGCTTCCTGACCTGTTTTTAATTTTTGATAGGTTTCCTTATTCGGTATCATGGCTAACTGTATCAACCGTTTTACCTGTGGGTCAGTTATCCTAACCCTTGCCCATCGATTAAATATTGCCTCCAGTTCAACGGTTAGTTGATCGGATAAGCCTAACATCTTGTGTGCGCTTTTCAGTTTTTCCTCTGCACTTGCGGTATGCCTGATATTTACGGCGTTGGTACAGTTCCTTAGAGCAGCATTAAGGGTATTTGAACACCAAATGCGCACGGGTGTAAAGGCGATAGTTATACAGCCTGTACCGTTGTGGGTTGACGTCAAAAACAGGTAATTGTCAATTAAATCGTCCCTGCCTACACGAATATGCTCGGGCAGCTTAGCGGTTATAAAAATCGTTTCGCCGTAACCTAAAGCCCCCGCTGTCTCACTTATTGAAAACCTTAATAGCGCCAATTATGCCGACTACGGCACCGATGGCATACATCAGGTTACAGCCGCTTTCAAAATAGCTTTTAACTTGTGTGGTAGCCGAATTAATGCCGGAATTTCCGTCCTGAGCGAAGCAATAATTGATCGTAAGCAGCGCGAAGGCAAACATTAATGTTTTTAAAAGCGCCTGTTGTTTCGGGGTATAAGGGATGTGATTTTTCATTATTAATTTTTTTGATTTCACGGATAAAAAAATGACTTGTTTAAATTGGGGTGAAGTACTTATGCCCAAAGGCTGTTAAGTTCTTCGTCGGTGATGCTGAAAGGCAGGTTTTCGCGGATAAAATCATTTAATGCCTGCTGATTTGAAGTGCCGCGAATGCGCTGATACTTGGAGCTTACCAAAGCAAAAAGAGATAAGAAATCGGCCTTTGTGCCTTTTTCGGTTTCCAGAATGTGAAAGATGCTTTTGAGTTCTTCGATCACATCAGGTATCACGCTCTGCTGTCTTTCCCGGTCATCGTCTCCGGTGTCGTTTTTTAATTCGTCGTCCTCATTACCGATAGTTACTGTCTCCTGTTCCTTAGTTTCTTCACTAATGCCTGGGGCGAAACCGAACATACTCATGCTTACCTTTGTCATGCCTTCCGGCATCGCTGATTTACCAATCAGATCGTCTGTTTCATCTTCCGGCTCATCCTCAAAATCAGCGTCCCATGCGTGGCCTAATGGTTCCGGCGGGTCGTTATCCCTTTTCTTACCTTGCAGCAGATCCTGTATCCGCTGCCTGTAAAAGACCAGGATAATAACGGCATACCAGATGGCTGTCAGGATAGTGGCGGCGACTAAAAACTGCTGCCATGTGAAATGTTGTAGTACCATAATAATTTGCTTTTATCCCGGCACACCATTATGCCGGGATTTTCAAAAGCAAATTTTCAAAGACTGCAAATTTTGGTTTGAACCATTGAGGGATATCCCTTAAATAAACAATAAGCAATTGAAAATTAACCGATTACGCAAGTGGTTTTTCAGGTCAATTGGTTGTGTTTTTACCTGATAGATTCAAACTCGTCATCTTTATCAAGTTTCAGGACAACACTTTCTTTCATTTCGTCCAGGTATTTCGTCCGGCTTAACCTTTTTCTGCGGCGTAATTCGGAAAGCCGCTTAGAGGGAATGCCGATCTTAACCTGAAGCCTGTCTTCCAGCCAACGGAAAATTTCAGTCAGGGTGGCCGTGCCATTGTTGAGTTGTTTGGTATGGTAAATGCCAATACCGATCTCGGCAAGATTGATTGTGTCGCCTGTCCATTTCATTTCATCGGAGTCGCTCGACAACTGTAAGGGCGATGCAGGATTTTTCTTCAGGTAAAGCAATTTCTCTATAACCCATGATTTGAGTTTTTCAAATGCTTTAAACTTAGAGAAAAGGTAATCGCAACTTGTTGCAAAACCTGGGTTTACGTCCGGTACTTCAGGCAAGAGAACGCTTTGAATTTCTTCGCCGCGTATAAAGTAGATATTATCCAGTTCATCGGCATCCAGTTTATAGTATTGATATAAAAATGCGTACTGCTGAAAAAAACGTTCAAAATAGTGCAGTTCCTGATTTAGATAATCGACTTGCTTATCGGTATCGCCGAACGGGAAACCGGCTTCAATGGTATACAGTTCCGTATAATAGATTTGCCATTGATAAAAAGATGGTTTGATGTACTTGAAAAAGTTAATCTGTTCGTGTGCATCTTTAAATGGGTAGGCTCCTAAAAACTCTTTCAATTTGTTTAGGGCCTGCCTGATCAGTTTTAAAGCACTTGTCAATTTTTCAAGCGGCTCAAAGTTCTGGAACGATAGATGTTCCAAATCCTGTTCCAACTGTATTAACAGCCGGGAATTTTGTTCCTGTAACATATAGAAATTTATTTAAGTAATTCCTGCCCTGCCTGTTCACTGGCGACAACTTTCACTTGGCGGGAAATGCGTAAATTTTTTCCATAGATTCCTTTCTAATAATTTTGAGCATTGTAAAAACAGGGTCAAAACTATAAGGAATGCCGCATTCAAAAAATACCAAAAAGGTGTAAATCTGCTACTAAAAAAGTGGTATTTTTATAAGAAAAGTGCCAAAAAGATATTAAAATGCACGTTTTGCAACTTGTAGATCATAGCTGCGCGGTTTTTAACTTTCATTTTTCGGAACGTATTGTAGATGTGTTTTTTTACCGTTTCTTCAGAGATATGTAAAGCATCGGCGATTTCTTTATTATTCGATCCTCTTAATATCGCCTGTGTTATTTCTATTTCAGTTTTGGTTAGTTGATACCGAATAAAATTTTCCTGTAGGATCTCGGGGGGCGTGCCATCCATATTTAGTTTTAATATACGACGGTATTCATAACGTGCTTTTTTAACAGATTTCCAGATGAATAAGGAGCTTATAGCGACAATACCTGTATTAGTACATAAGACCTCGATTAATTGGCTTTCTTCTACAAAACCGAAGAATGCCAGCGCTGCCCACGGACTAATTGCCAGATACATAGCGGTTTCTTCGACATACTTTTTATGATTCCTGCTTTCTTCCTGTTGTTTTCTGATCGCCCGAAACATTACCCAAAGCAACACAAGCGCGTATACAAATGGTGCAATCATGCCATATTTTAAATCTGCTTCAAGATTACCGTTTATCGCATAATCGATAATAAAAAAGATGACGTAGGGAAGCATCAAAAATAAGGGAACGCCGTAATACGCATGCCAGCGTAACGACTTCAGATCAAATGCCTTGTAAAAATAGAACGGGAAATAAGAAGCCATTAAAAATCCGCTGCCATAGGCAATCATTACCTGTAACGCGATGGAGATTTTGATGTTTGGGTCTGGGAAAAGGCCCCCGGTAATGTTATAGAAAAGCATTAATACCAATAATACTAAGTACCATAGTCGGTTTTTGTCTTCCGGCCTGAACAGGTAGTAAAAAAACTGGAAGCTGAGCATCATTAGTTCCAGTACAATAAAAATGAAAGTAACGATATGAATTTGTGTTCCAAAGACGAGCATATAATAAGGTAGTTAGGTTTATTCTGGCTGTAAATATCCGCTCAATATATGCGCTATCTTTTTAAAAAATATAGAGTATAGGTTAAGTCAAGTTGTTCGTAGGTTTTAAAGCCGTGGTTTTCATACCAGGGCAGATTTTTTACGGTCGATGTTTCAAGATATACAGGTAGTTGCCGCGTATCCGCATGATTGATGACCTCCTGCAAAAGCTTACTTCCAATGCCTTTGCCCTGTTCTGTTGGTTCGACCCCTATGAACCATAAATAGGTCATCGGCTCTTTTGATTGCTTGGATTTGATCTTGCTTTCGCGGTTAAGCGCCTTTTTGATACCACTTATTCCAATGGCTTTAAAGATCAATTTGATATCCAGTAAAATAGCGGAGAAAGTGGTTTGCTTGTTTTGCGGATAAAGTATTAAGGCACATGCTTTTCGGTCGTCTGATAGCCATACTTCTCCGAATAAGGAACACATCTCAAATGAATAATCCATCAATGCTGCTATGCGTTCGGTTCGCATATTGTCGTTACGGACAATATAGTTTACACTTTGGTTGTCATCAAATGCTCGGCTGAGTAATTCAATTACAAGTTTTTTGTCAACATTATCTGCTTTTATCATGTGTATATAAGATAAGTGTCAGTACTATTTTGCTTCAGGGGGAAGGCAAACAAAACAGCAATAATTTAGGTAACAGTATTAAATAGGGGATTTAATATTTATTTCAATATTATTAAGTTTTACGCATCATTATTCCCAATGGTTGTTTTGCTATCAAATTTTGACATGTAAATTACTTTATAAGCAAAATGGGATTAAAAATAAAGATATGCGGGTTATTATTTTGAGGAGTTAAAAAGGAAAATAATTGTTCAATTAGCTACGTGTTATAACGTTAAAGCCAACTTGAAACTACAATTTAACGAGCCGCTTCGGACTTCGATTAAAATATCAATGTTCCTTTCAGGCAAATATTCCTTGATGCAGCCTGTAATTTCCTTTTTGGCTTTTTTGTAAGCTAAACGGGGTTCTTCTCCGCTATTGGGTAGGTTAACGATAACATGACCATTGAATATACCCAATACCCAATCAGGTGAACATTTTTCACGGATGATATTTAATGTACTTTCCTGAAGTGTTTCCATGTCCATGTTTATAAGATGTTTAGCGGATAGGGTTATCCTTATCCTGCCAATAGATCAGGTTTAAGTTTAATCTATTTGAGGTAGCTAATTCGGCTCTTTTTATTTCAAGTTGTTGCGCCAGTTGTTTTTTGTCCATGTGGGAAGGCAGAGACAGGTAGGCAATTACATTGCCCGTTTGAGAATTGATAAATTGATAGTGAATTAGATCCTGTCCCATTTGGTTTAAAGTTAATCATAATTCTTGGCAGGCTTCGTTTAAACGGATTTTTGGAATTAAATTGGCATGATATAGCGATACTTTGTTGGGTTCATAACCAC includes:
- a CDS encoding tetratricopeptide repeat-containing sensor histidine kinase, yielding MKCTTSIGFLCLAALFACGQVHHKEVKISSEDSVKLRRYEYRSSFYQNKKPDSAIYFANQGLKLSKSLNYPLGEAWMLNRFARINEKYGNLKLAVKYQKGSLAIFNNLKDILDSADASANLGLLEGRQGNFKFGNQYLHNALTLYQKSRNTTGIIKAYTKLGELNELSGNRDLALQDYAQAEKFNQGKPLSDEYFLLINSIGVLHTKMGNHKQAADYFEKGISQTGAVQHVKAHIAFLNNAGKTYDQLGDKQKALNYHQMGLVKAKANGLHEEEARSLMGIANVLKNKDAEQSIQHLKNALDIAHTIGHKQLAAEIYRSLSDLYRQQSRYADALNALEKHHRLLDSLQNANVGHKIAVLQSSYELAESKLRIEALELANQQRTYQRNEGLFTAVAILLVLLIVGVYFYKTTRLNKNLAASNLIKDKLFSIIGHDLRNPIGGITQLLEVLEDENLTEDQRVMVSEMRKQGKVSLDILNALLNWGEAQLKGIHIEKVSFNAKNSITKNILALQKHAGDKSILITDATPDDLTLFGDINHFEFIIRNLLSNAIKFSYPSGKIEVAAINKPSSNIVIFSVKDHGKGISGAQQEIFLKANLDIAYGTKGEKGTGIGLMLSKEFIKANKGQLWIESKEGIGSTFFFTFPAIIDV
- a CDS encoding ATP-binding protein, with protein sequence MIKITKVQYLAAISLLLVFAIDVFTPSHYVVDTLYICCIVITFKQKKEIIAGFTIAACVLIMINAFVFDLKARQDISVWTNRGISILAIFITSSIAIRYRKLYQASILKEQAYSKALEELLFMASHQVRKPVANILGLIENIDTDFALLTPADISEHCKYLQVSALELDNVVKNLSEFLENIDGQNQF
- a CDS encoding RteC domain-containing protein, with amino-acid sequence MLQEQNSRLLIQLEQDLEHLSFQNFEPLEKLTSALKLIRQALNKLKEFLGAYPFKDAHEQINFFKYIKPSFYQWQIYYTELYTIEAGFPFGDTDKQVDYLNQELHYFERFFQQYAFLYQYYKLDADELDNIYFIRGEEIQSVLLPEVPDVNPGFATSCDYLFSKFKAFEKLKSWVIEKLLYLKKNPASPLQLSSDSDEMKWTGDTINLAEIGIGIYHTKQLNNGTATLTEIFRWLEDRLQVKIGIPSKRLSELRRRKRLSRTKYLDEMKESVVLKLDKDDEFESIR
- a CDS encoding GNAT family N-acetyltransferase yields the protein MIKADNVDKKLVIELLSRAFDDNQSVNYIVRNDNMRTERIAALMDYSFEMCSLFGEVWLSDDRKACALILYPQNKQTTFSAILLDIKLIFKAIGISGIKKALNRESKIKSKQSKEPMTYLWFIGVEPTEQGKGIGSKLLQEVINHADTRQLPVYLETSTVKNLPWYENHGFKTYEQLDLTYTLYFLKR
- a CDS encoding response regulator transcription factor; this translates as MLVFGTQIHIVTFIFIVLELMMLSFQFFYYLFRPEDKNRLWYLVLLVLMLFYNITGGLFPDPNIKISIALQVMIAYGSGFLMASYFPFYFYKAFDLKSLRWHAYYGVPLFLMLPYVIFFIIDYAINGNLEADLKYGMIAPFVYALVLLWVMFRAIRKQQEESRNHKKYVEETAMYLAISPWAALAFFGFVEESQLIEVLCTNTGIVAISSLFIWKSVKKARYEYRRILKLNMDGTPPEILQENFIRYQLTKTEIEITQAILRGSNNKEIADALHISEETVKKHIYNTFRKMKVKNRAAMIYKLQNVHFNIFLALFL